Below is a genomic region from Patescibacteria group bacterium.
AACGATAGACTACCTCAAATCATTGAGGGGAGTCAAAGGAATAGTAAGGTAATACCACACACACTATGCAGCAGTCGTCATTATCACTGCCAGTGATTATTCTTACCAGCCTTCTCGTTGGTCTTGTGGGCGGATACGGAGGTTCATATCTTTATAGTCAGACCGCTTCGGTAACGAGAGGGTTTGAAAGCTTGCAGAGCGATACGAAGAAACCCAGCATACTGCGCGGATCAGAAGAAGAAGCGGTCATTGCAGCAGTCAAAAAAACGTCTCCGTCCGTGGTGAGTATTGTGGTATCCAAAGACCTTTCAAAAATTCTCAATCGCACAGGGCCGGATATTGCGCCATTTGATAATTTTTTTGAATTCGGGTTTCCGTTTAATTTTAAGTTTACTCCCAATCAACAGAAGGGCGGGGAGCAAAACGATGCGCCGAAAGGCAAACAGCGTATTGGCGGCGGATCGGGGTTTATCATATCTGAAGATGGTCTCATTGTAACCAATCGCCACGTGATCACCGATGACGAGGCGGAATACACCGTTATCACCAATGACGGCAAAGAGTATCCGGCAAAAGTACTTGCAAAAGATCCTGTGAATGATCTTGCGCTTGTGAAAATAGATGCAAAAGCCTTGACGGCACTTATGCTGGGGGATTCGGGGGATATCCAAATCGGCCAGACAGTCATTGCAATCGGATACACGCTTGGCGAGTACAAAAATACCGTAACACGCGGCGTTGTGTCGGGCATTAATCGCGTCGTTCAAGCATCGGATGGCATGGGTGAAACGGAAACGATCCAAGAAGCCATCCAAACGGATGCTGCGATCAATCCCGGCAATTCAGGCGGACCGCTATTGAACTTGGCAGGAGAAGTCATTGGCATCAACACGGCAATGAACAGCCAAGGCCAGTCTATTGGATTTGCCATTCCCATCAATATTGCGAAACGCTCAGTGGAGAGTGTCAAAAAAAATGGGAAAATTATCCGACCGTGGCTTGGCGTACGCTATATCCCCGTTGATAGCATCGTAAAAGAAAAAAATAATCTTTCAGTTGATTATGGCGCGCTGATCATTGGCAATGCAGAGAGGAAAGAACTCGGTGTAATCAAGGGAAGCCCTGCAGAAAAGGCGGGGTTATCGGAAGGGGATATTATCTTGAAAGTGAACGGACAGAAAATCGATGATGGACATTCATTGGCGCATGAAATCGCAAAATACTCGCCCGGCGATGAGGTGAAGGTGGTGGTGGAGTCAAAAGGCAAGGAAAAAGAACTCACCGTGAAACTCGAAGAATTTAAAGAACAGAAAAAATAGGTATGACAACCATTGAAGAATCAATTCATGAGCTGAAGGAACACATCCTCCAGATACGGAGGTTTCTTTGACCTTGAGAAATTAAAAGCGGAAAAAATAGAATCTGAACGGCTCTTGGAAGAGCCGGGGATTTGGAATGATCGTGAACGGGCTGCAGGTATCAGTCAAAAACTTGCGCACACAACGGAAACAATCGATTTGTGGGATCGGTTGTTAAGCGACACGGAAACACTTGCCGCATTGAGTGCGGGCGATACGGCTGATACTGAATCGCTTCAAGGCTTGTATACAGATATTGAGCAGCGGTTTCGCTCTGCAGAGCTATCTACGCTCCTTTCGAATCCGTATGACGTGCGTAATGCACTTGTGGCAATCCATGCCGGTACGGGCGGGACGGATGCCATGGATTGGGCTGAAATCCTTTTTCGCATGTATGCCAGATTTTGCGAACAGCAGGGGTGGAAAGTTGTGATGATGGATACGCAGTACGGGCAGGAAGCAGGCATTAAAAGCGCAACATTCGAGGTGAAGGGTGAGTATGCGTATGGATACCTCAAGGCTGAACAGGGCGTGCATCGTTTGGTGCGCATTTCCCCATTTGATGCGGAAAAAATGCGGCATACAAGCTTTGCGCTTGTTGAAGTGGTTCCCGATCTTGGAAATCTTAGCGAAGTGGAAATCAAGCCGGAAGATTTGCGCATCGATGTTTTTCGTTCTGGCGGCGCTGGCGGACAGAGCGTGAATACGACAGATTCCGCGGTGCGCATCACACACCTGCCAACAGGTATTGTTGTTGCATGCCAGAATGAACGGTCCCAATTGCAAAACAAAGAAACAGCTCTGCGCTACCTCAAGGCAAAGCTGCACAAGCGTATCGAAGAAGCGCGTGTGAGCGAAAAAAAAGAATTACGCGGGGAGTACCACGAAGCGGCATGGGGCAATCAAATCCGGTCATATGTACTCAACCCCTATCGCATGGTAAAGGATCATAGGACGCATGTCGAAACACAGGATGTGCAGGGAGTTCTCGATGGGGATATTATGCCATTCATTGAAGCCGTGTTGAGGACATCATCGGTGTGATACACCGTGCGCGAATATTTCGCTGGTGTCTGATCGCTTTAGTATGCGGCAGTGCGATTGGCGTTGGATTGAGAAGTATTCTCAATCCCTTTCTTTTGTATGTCGTATTTTTGGGTATGGTGAGTGCAGTAGTATTGGTGTGCAAGTACCGTAGCGCATGCGTGGCATTTCTTATTGCATCATTTCTATTTTTTGGGTTGTATGCGGCGGCGATAGCGCAAGAGCCCCATGATCAAATACGCTTCAATCAGCCACAACCACACGCACCGGGTATTGATGCGGCACTTTCACATGTACGCACTTCCGTTCTCGAAACGATTGCGCGCCATCTTCCGCATGCGCATGCTCAGCTTTTGGGAGGCATTTTGGTTGGAGCGCGGCAGTCATTTCCGGATAGCATGCGTGAGTCGTTCAATAGGATTGGCATTACGCATATTGTCGCCGTATCAGGATATAACATTACGGTTCTTTTGGCGCTCCTCTATGCACTGTGTTTGGGTTTTGGCATAAAGCGTTCTCACGGCATTGGGATTGTCATCGCAGGAATCGCAGGATTTACGCTCCTTAGCGGGGCTAGCCCTGCAACAGTGCGAGCAGCGCTTATGGGAGGAGTGGTTGTGGTAGCCAGATATGCAGGTCGCAACGCGCGAAGCCACACTGCCATATTGATTGCTCTTGCCGCAATGCTTTTAGGTAATCCATTTCTTCTCTTTGATATCGGGTTTCAATTGAGTTTTTCCGCCATGATTGGCTTGATATACCTTGCTCCAAATCTTGAACTGCTGTCTGTGCGTTTTCCGGATGTGTACGGACTAAAGCAAATCCTTATTCAAACACTTGCCGCAATAGCTGCAACAGCCCCGCTTATTTTGTGGTATTTCGGAACAGTCTCGATTATTGCTCCGCTTGCAAATATTCTTATTGTCCCCCTTGTTCCATTTATTATGGCAGCGGGAGCAATGAGTGTTGGAATTTCTGCGGTATTTGAAGTGTTTGCGGTGCCGTTTTTCAGCGTTTGCGCTCCATACCTTTGGGCTTTTGTGTGGGCACCCCTAGAGTATGTGATTCGCGTTTCTTCGCATCTATCAACCATACCGCTTGCTTCCGTATCCATTTACAATCCACTTGTTCTATTGGCGCTTGTTGTATGTTCCTATGCCATGTTTGGCATGCTGTTGTTCATGCCCACTCGACGCCAAGCGCCATGTGCGCTATCATAAGCGGTACTTTATGAACATCATTCTCTCTTTCTTTTTGGCATGCGCATCTCTTGTTTTCTTGTGTTCCGATGCTTATGCACAAGGCGCAATATCGCTGTTTTTGGATAATGAGACCATTGTTAAGGGGTATAGGGTCGTAAGCGCGGATGAAGGCTTTAGCGTGACGCTTCGTCCCAAAGCGGTACTACATCCGACAACAATGACAATAGAAGCAGTTGCTGCACAGAAAGAAGCGCAAGAGCGTTTTCCTATTGATCCTTCATTGGAATTTGTAAGCGATATTTATGTGTATGATGCGCACGGCATTGTACCCGCAGATATGCGGCAGCCCCTCATCATAGAAATGAAACCGGCGCTGATCACTCCATGGACATCGATCTATTTCTTTGATCGGCAATCACAGAGCTGGAAGCGCTTAGCATCCCGCCCCATTACTTCCGACCTTCTGCGCGCCTCTTCTCCCTTGCCATTTGCTCCCATTGCAGTTCTTGCCGAAAAGAAAAGCA
It encodes:
- a CDS encoding trypsin-like peptidase domain-containing protein yields the protein MQQSSLSLPVIILTSLLVGLVGGYGGSYLYSQTASVTRGFESLQSDTKKPSILRGSEEEAVIAAVKKTSPSVVSIVVSKDLSKILNRTGPDIAPFDNFFEFGFPFNFKFTPNQQKGGEQNDAPKGKQRIGGGSGFIISEDGLIVTNRHVITDDEAEYTVITNDGKEYPAKVLAKDPVNDLALVKIDAKALTALMLGDSGDIQIGQTVIAIGYTLGEYKNTVTRGVVSGINRVVQASDGMGETETIQEAIQTDAAINPGNSGGPLLNLAGEVIGINTAMNSQGQSIGFAIPINIAKRSVESVKKNGKIIRPWLGVRYIPVDSIVKEKNNLSVDYGALIIGNAERKELGVIKGSPAEKAGLSEGDIILKVNGQKIDDGHSLAHEIAKYSPGDEVKVVVESKGKEKELTVKLEEFKEQKK
- a CDS encoding ComEC/Rec2 family competence protein, whose product is MIHRARIFRWCLIALVCGSAIGVGLRSILNPFLLYVVFLGMVSAVVLVCKYRSACVAFLIASFLFFGLYAAAIAQEPHDQIRFNQPQPHAPGIDAALSHVRTSVLETIARHLPHAHAQLLGGILVGARQSFPDSMRESFNRIGITHIVAVSGYNITVLLALLYALCLGFGIKRSHGIGIVIAGIAGFTLLSGASPATVRAALMGGVVVVARYAGRNARSHTAILIALAAMLLGNPFLLFDIGFQLSFSAMIGLIYLAPNLELLSVRFPDVYGLKQILIQTLAAIAATAPLILWYFGTVSIIAPLANILIVPLVPFIMAAGAMSVGISAVFEVFAVPFFSVCAPYLWAFVWAPLEYVIRVSSHLSTIPLASVSIYNPLVLLALVVCSYAMFGMLLFMPTRRQAPCALS
- the prfB gene encoding peptide chain release factor 2 (programmed frameshift), with amino-acid sequence MTTIEESIHELKEHILQIRRFLDLEKLKAEKIESERLLEEPGIWNDRERAAGISQKLAHTTETIDLWDRLLSDTETLAALSAGDTADTESLQGLYTDIEQRFRSAELSTLLSNPYDVRNALVAIHAGTGGTDAMDWAEILFRMYARFCEQQGWKVVMMDTQYGQEAGIKSATFEVKGEYAYGYLKAEQGVHRLVRISPFDAEKMRHTSFALVEVVPDLGNLSEVEIKPEDLRIDVFRSGGAGGQSVNTTDSAVRITHLPTGIVVACQNERSQLQNKETALRYLKAKLHKRIEEARVSEKKELRGEYHEAAWGNQIRSYVLNPYRMVKDHRTHVETQDVQGVLDGDIMPFIEAVLRTSSV